From the Bacillota bacterium genome, the window GGACGCAAAATGACGGGAGGGATGGCCTTGCGAAGAAGCATAGTCGCGGGGAACTGGAAGATGCACAAGACAATCCCCGAATCCCTCGCTCTCGCGGGAGACCTGGCCCGGGACCTTCGAGAGGTTGTGGGCCTGTGCGATGTAGTCCTCTGCCCGCCGTTCACCGCCGAGACGGCGGTGAACGG encodes:
- a CDS encoding triose-phosphate isomerase; this translates as MALRRSIVAGNWKMHKTIPESLALAGDLARDLREVVGLCDVVLCPPFTAETAVNG